A section of the Acanthochromis polyacanthus isolate Apoly-LR-REF ecotype Palm Island chromosome 1, KAUST_Apoly_ChrSc, whole genome shotgun sequence genome encodes:
- the si:dkey-159a18.1 gene encoding sortilin produces MWRLVVLGGLCVLLLGAESRNSGGRSVTFRRTQQDEIRSQVRARHTRDTSSSSGISNPSHGPPFTSCQLPLTPAEHKVLDDNTHETGFNGDDGSYVILTWVGDGTGVILVLSTISAPLDSFLEGGSSRLYRSTDYGKSFHDISHRINHTFIREEFGVSVGPGSSVILTADTTVVDNPGGIIFTSTDAGATFMFIQLPFHLAQPVTYHFFNPDYLVALSIDGSLWLSLDFGTKWTKVHDGVHSFSWGAGINLFFSCTRVDTVDTDERGDLVLKRTKDLGETFTTIHEDIYSFGYIGAFLFFSVMEEPRSPRVMYFSSDQGDTFSRALLPSASTEQFYSILDGDEDMLFMHVDNPGDTFFGTMYTSDDRGILFSKSLERHLFDGQRKSDFTNITSLRGVYLTNKLDLDGRIRSVISFNRGGTWRQLNKPDNVDCGDQVKSCNLHIHGEHSRNIRIVPMLALSEPTAIGLVIAHGTVGDSLSSSQHPDVFVSSDGGYNWRGTLRGPHHYSILDSGGLIVAVEAQREGQVKTIKFSTDEGQCWKSYNFTEQPFFFAGLACEPGTKAMNVSVWGFRPEEDGQPMWVAVTIDFQSLITRECNDQDYEEWLAHSAAGENSKRKGCVLGVKETYRRLKRQSVCRNGRSFVVSKKQRSCLCTREDYLCDYGYYRHVNTSECVRQPNAANKTLEMCLNGEEDELLTAGYRKVPSDRCEGGYNPQLTVQTVIRPCGVKPSPGPPDKSTSSVTHFDTPRERLVLILVCAGAGVIVLVAVVSAVISVKRVVYRNRAPVYRFSNLRIQDDENGVTVDHESGTSSNGTACQQDSDDDLIE; encoded by the exons ATGTGGAGACTCGTGGTCCTCGGTGGGCTGTGCGTCCTTCTTCTGGGTGCTGAGAGCAGAAATTCCGGGGGGAGGTCGGTGACTTTCCGCCGGACTCAGCAGGATGAGATCCGGAGCCAAGTGCGCGCAAGACACACGAGGGACACCAGCAGCTCCTCTGGCATCTCCAACCCTTCTCACGGTCCTCCCTTCACCTCCTGCCAGCTTCCCCTTACCCCAGCCGAACACAAGGTTCTGGATGACAACACACATGAG ACAGGGTTTAATGGCGATGATGGCTCCTATGTAATTCTCACATGGGTGGGCGATGGCACAGGA GTGATCCTCGTGTTGTCAACAATCAGTGCTCCACTTGATTCTTTCCTAGAAGGAGGCTCCTCTCGACTTTACAGAAG CACGGATTATGGCAAGTCCTTCCATGACATCTCCCACCGCATCAACCACACCTTCATAAGGGAGGAATTTGGAGTCAGTGTTGGACCAGGAAGCTCT GTGATTCTCACCGCAGACACAACGGTGGTCGACAATCCAGGAGGGATCATCTTCACCTCCACAGATGCCGGTGCCACTTTTATGTTCATCCAGTTGCCCTTTCACCTGGCCCAGCCGGTCACGTATCACTTCTTCAACCCTGACTACCTCGTAGCTCTCAGCATTGAT GGCAGTCTTTGGCTCTCACTGGACTTTGGCACCAAGTGGACAAAAGTTCATGATGGAGTGCATTCTTTCTCATG GGGGGCTGGCATCAATTTGTTCTTCAGCTGCACTCGAGTAGACACAG TTGACACAGACGAACGAGGAGATTTAGTGCTGAAGAGGACGAAGGATCTGGGAGAAACCTTCACCACAATCCACGAGGACATCTACAGTTTTGGCTACATAGGagcttttctcttcttctctgtgaTGGAAGAGCCG AGATCCCCTCGTGTCATGTACTTCTCATCAGACCAAGGAGATACCTTCAGTCGAGCTCTGCTTCCCTCTGCATCCACTGAGCAG ttttACTCCATCCTGGACGGTGACGAGGATATGCTCTTCATGCATGTGGACAACCCAGgag ACACCTTCTTTGGGACCATGTACACCTCAGATGACCGAGGGATCTTGTTCTCCAAATCGCTGGAGCGCCACCTGTTCGATGGGCAGAGGAAGAGCGATTTCACCAACATCACCTCACTAAGAGGAGTTTACCTCACTAATAAACTAGACCTTG ATGGTCGTATAAGATCTGTCATTTCCTTCAACAGAGGAGGGACGTGGAGACAACTCAACAAACCTGACAATGTGGATTGTGGAGACCAAGTCAAGAGT TGCAACCTTCATATTCACGGAGAACACAGTCGCAATATCCGAATAGTCCCCATGTTAGCTCTGTCTGAGCCGACTGCCATCGGTCTGGTCATCGCCCATG GCACTGTGGGTGATTCTCTGTCATCGTCGCAGCATCCAGATGTGTTTGTGTCCTCTGATGGGGGCTATAACTGGAGGGGGACACTCAGGGGTCCTCACCACTACAGCATACTGGACTCTGGGGGTCTCATTGTGGCTGTGGAGGCTCAGCGCGAAGGACAAGTCAAGACTATCAA ATTCTCCACAGATGAAGGTCAGTGCTGGAAATCGTACAACTTCACTGAGCAGCCCTTCTTCTTCGCAGGCCTGGCATGTGAACCAGGAACCAAGGCCATGAACGTCAGCGTTTGGGGCTTCCGTCCTGAGGAGGACGGACAGCCCATGTGGGTGGCGGTCACCATAGACTTCCAGAGCCTCATCACCAGAGAGT GTAATGACCAGGACTATGAAGAGTGGTTGGCTCATTCTGCAGCAGGAGAGAACTCGAAGAGAAAAGGCTGCGTTCTGGGTGTTAAAGAGACTTACAGGAGGCTAAAGAGGCAGTCTGTGTGCAGAAATGGGCGAAGCTTTGTGGTGAGCAAGAAGCAAAGGTCCTGCTTGTGCACCAGAGAAGATTACTTATG TGACTATGGTTACTATCGTCACGTGAACACCTCAGAGTGCGTGAGGCAACCGAATGCTGCAAACaaaactttggagatgtgtctGAATGGAGAGGAGGACGAGCTTCTGACAGCAGG GTACCGCAAAGTCCCCAGTGATCGCTGTGAGGGGGGATACAATCCTCAGCTCACAGTGCAGACAGTCATCAGACCCTGTGGCGTTAAACCAAGCCCCGGTCCACCTGACAAGTCAACATCTTCAGTCACTCACTTTGACACACCG CGAGAAAGGCTGGTGCTGATCCTGGTGTGTGCAGGAGCAGGAGTCATAGTCCTGGTCGCTGTCGTTTCTGCAGTCATATCTGTCAAGAGAGTGGTTTATAGAAACAG GGCACCTGTGTATCGTTTCTCCAACCTCCGGATCCAGGATGACGAAAACGGTGTCACAGTCGATCATGAAAGTGGCACCAGCAGCAACGGCACCGCCTGCCAACAGGATTCAGATGAT GATCTTATCGAatga